A portion of the Coturnix japonica isolate 7356 chromosome 4, Coturnix japonica 2.1, whole genome shotgun sequence genome contains these proteins:
- the NPY5R gene encoding neuropeptide Y receptor type 5 isoform X2 — METLIVIACNREITRSGPARNALPKCTRAAASASAPAEQRARPAASCPGARFPAPCRGPTRRPRYPRVRCAVAQNGSQGAWRGAQPRGYELAAAAGARGVGRLPRGCR, encoded by the coding sequence atggaaactctAATTGTCATAGCATGCAATAGGGAAATAACACGCTCCGGCCCCGCACGGAACGCTCTCCCGAAATGCACCCGCGCGGCAGCCTCAGCCTCGGCGCCGGCAGAGCAGCGAGCAcggccagcagcatcctgcccGGGGGCGAGGTTCCCCGCGCCGTGCCGCGGCCCGACCCGCCGCCCCCGCTATCCCCGCGTAAGATGCGCGGTCGCGCAGAACGGCTCGCAGGGAGCGTGGCGAGGCGCTCAGCCCCGGGGCTATGAgctcgccgccgccgccggagCCCGAGGCGTGGGGCGTCTTCCCCGCGGCTGCAG